DNA sequence from the Pungitius pungitius chromosome 3, fPunPun2.1, whole genome shotgun sequence genome:
AGATGTACTAGAAGGAGGTCGTAGTACtaccagtagtagtagtagtagtagtagtggacTCATGAGTCCGACTCTCTTCAGGTGATCCGTCACCTGCGGACCAACAAGTCCTGCCGGTCGGCCCTTTCTTTACCTGGTGaagagccccccctcccagtgccccgccccccccagccccgcCTCTCCAGGCCCCACTCCTGCTTCCAATGCAATGCCACCTTCAGGACCAAAGCCGAGCTGCTGTCCCACCAGCGCACCCACCGGGCCCGACCTGTGTACCAGTGCTCCCAGTGCGACAAGGAGTTCCACCACCTGTCCAGCCTGACCAATCACAAGCAGACGCACCTGGACCGGGGCGACAAGCCGTTTGAGAGAGAcgctcagcagctgcagcaccgGCGGCCGGACCTCCGCTGCACGCTGTGCGAGCAGAGCTTCGGATCCCAGACCCGGCTGCTGCGACACCTGCAGACTCACTCGGCCCAGGGAGCCCCGGCCTGCTACAAATGCCGCTTCTGTGAGCAGAGCTTCTCAGGTAACCCGCTCGGACAGGTGTGCTGTGCCCACGGCTTCTCAGGTGGACCTTCGCTAACTCTCACCTGCTCCCACGTCCCCTCCAGGTGTGACCCAGCTCCGCATCCACCAGCGGACGCACACCTTCCGCTCCTACCGGTGCGACCAGTGCAGCAAGACCTACGGCTCGCTGGCCGGGCTGCACTCGCACCGGGCCGCCCACGGCGCCGAGAGCCGCTTCCTGTGCCCGCAGTGCGGCAAGCGCTTCAAGACGCGCGACGGCCTGGAGGGTCACCTGAGGACGCACACGGGAGAGCGCCCCCACCGCTGCCCCTACTGCCCCAAGGACTTCACTGCGCTGGCCGGCCTCAACGTGCACGTGCGGCGCCACACCGGCGAGCGGCCCTACGTGTGCACGGTGTGCGGCAAGGGCTGGCCGTCGGGGGGCGACCTGCAGAAGCACATGAGGACCCACACCGGGGAGCGGCCCTACGTCTGCCAGGAGTGCGGCAAGGGCTTCTCCATTTCCTGTCACCTGACCGAGCATCGGCGGATCCACACCGGTAAGACACCACGGGATCCACGCCGTCAAACTACGGGCTGTTATTGACCTCAATCCCCCCCCAGGAGAGAAGCCCTTCTCCTGCCCGGACTGCGGGAAGTGCCTGAGGAggaagttcgacctgaagaagCACATGTTGTCCCACAGCAACGTCCGTCCCCACGGCTGCGTCTTCTGTCCCAAGAGCTACACCCGTAAGACTCATCTGAACCGCCACCTGCTGACCCACCGGGCGCCAGGCGggcaggaggcggggggggcgggggaggcgggggaggacGCTTGATGTCTCTGCTGTGATGTGTCCCTTGTGTTGATTGGTTCCTGTGTATCCTGAGTATGTCGCTCTATAAAAGCTCTCTCGTGCCCCCTTGTCATGTGACCTCATTTCAAGCCTTTCACGCCGCTACTACTGgaggctgagggaggggggggggcgcctgtcACCTGTGTGTTAATTGAGCGTGGGGCAGTGTGAGGTATGCGGGTCACATGACCGCGGTGCGGAGCAGGAGACGCCCTGCTGTCTCCTCCAGAGACCGTCTGTCCCCCAAAGCCCAACACTGCTGGTAAGACGTTTTATCTCAAAAGATCCAACTTCACTTTTGTGATATTTAATCCTCTTCTTTAGAAATAATGAACCGTTTTCCTTTTGATGTTTGTTTTACTCACATTATCATACGGATTAGTTTTATTTCTTGACACGTTGCTGTACGTAGCTGTTTTTGTTCAATATTGTTAACTTTGACTGTCTTTTGTCCATTGATCCATTTTTTAGACGTAttttccttattattattattattattgcatttttctttattcaattGAAACTTGAATTAGTTTAACAAAGGGCTGTTTCTTCAGCCCAGAGCTCTGCTCCCGTGGATCATGTCTCCGAGGCGGATGGAAACCAAGCCGCTGATCTTCTGTCTgaagacgctgctgctgctctactGCCTCGTCTTCTGGGTCAGAACCTGCTTCCTTTACTTTGATGAGTCTCAGGTCGtagaaatgaattcattttgtgGCTGATGGATAATAATAATTCCAAATgttaggtcagaggtcacccgGAGTCTCGGTGTCACTTTGTCGCCCTGCTGTCAGAGACACGGTCATGTgacgttgccccccccctcaggtgacAGGTGTGGTGCTGCTGTCTGTGGGTCTGTGGTGGAGGTTCATGTTGGGTCCCTACACCTCTCTGATCTCCAGCGGGTCCTCCAATGCGCCCTACGTCCTCACCGCCACCGGGGGCGCCATCGTGCTGTTCGGGCTCTTTGGCTGCTTCGccacctgcagggggggggcctGGATGCTCCGACTGGTACTATGCGTCACACTTTCACCTTGTGGGAGAAGTTCTTGTGTCCTTAATGCAGTGAACGTGCTGTGACTCCTCCCCAGTATGCCGTGTTTCTGTCTCTGGTCTTCATGACTGAACTCATCGTTGGAATATCAGGATTTGTCTTTCGTCACGAGGTCAAATAAAGATGCTCAGATCAACGACTCATTAACGCGTTCAGATCAAAGGAGTAAGTACTAACGCGATGATTCTTCAGATCAAAGGGTCGTTCCTGACCACCTTCAGCGACGCTGTGATGAGATACGATGGGCGGGACGACCGGAGTTTGGCTGTGGACGGAGTCCAACGAAGGGTCTGTGACTAGAAGATCCGCCCTGGGTCCTCTTCCACCCAATCAGTGATTCATACACGTGCAGCGATCCAAGTGTGTGAGCTTCCACCCTGATGAGCGTCTGTCTTCACACAGTTGCTCTGCTGTGGCGTCCACAACTACACCAGCTGGCTGGAGTCGCTGTATTTCCCTGCGGGGGGGGTTCCTGCCAGCTGCTGCGTCAGCTTCTCCGACTGCGCCGCCACCGACCTGAAGGACGCCGCGCTGGCCTCCCGCAAGGTGCACAAGCAGGTGGGCTGACGACCTCCAGGGTCCCGATTGGTTGGATTGGTTCTTTTGATGCTCATATTAGGCTGGTTTGATTTCTAGAGTAGGGTTTTGTGTATTTAATATATatgcttttaaatgtttctgcAGGGTTGTTATGAGTTAGTGACGTCCTTCCTCGAGGGAAACATGGGAATAATCGCTGGAGTGACGTTCGGCGTCGCCTTCTCTCAGGTACGACGTCTCTGCAGCACTACGGAAATAGAAAAGCAGCACAAGCACCCGTGCAGTACTCGCTTCTCCCCAGCAGGAGGCAGCGTGGTCAGAATGTGACACGGGGCTCTAATGTGTCTCTTGTCTCAGCTGATAGGAATGTCTCTGGCCTGCTGCTTGTCTCGCCTCATCCACGCCAACCAGTACGAGATGGTGTGACCAGTacgcacacaggtacacacacacacacacacgcacactctgtTCTCTTGTTGGTGTCCTTGATCTCTTTCCTTTGTCTTCCAGAAAAAGGACGAGGTAGACGTTCCCTCACGAAGCTTCACCGGCAAACAAGATCAATAATTGAATATCAATGAGTCAACTTTTTACTAAACTCCAGATGAGATGGTTCGGTCCACTGCACAGTAGTACTAGTACACAGTAGTACTAGTAAACAGTAGTACTAGTACACAGTAGTACGGATCAAGATGATTATACTTTGTTTGAATGAGGTCACGttgtgtgttttgctgtgaaacaaaataacattttcaatgAATAAATAGTATCTGGTTTCAAGtttcttttctccatctttaattcttaatgttttaaatacattgtGACTCTTTGTTTACGTGCTTTTCACCCGTTTTTAACGCCAcgttgcaatgacttgtgggtaattcccttggGAAAAGATTCCTAGGGTTTAAAAAGTCAACCTGGTAGAGAACCTTCACACTGCAGGGTGCAGCAGGTAGAAACACTGCACTCTTTATTCATACTTCTTTCTCTTTGACATCTCAACTTGTACAAAACAACCATTTAAAAGTTTTGGGAACATTTTGgtgtttaataaatgaaagataTTCCAGTAAATCACAAGTATTGTTAAtaactacacacacatgtagtaTTTATACATAAAGTACTGCACACGTAAAGTACTCTCTTACCATAAGCTCCTGCTGAGCTCCAGTAAACCGATTAacttcttttccttttgaacACAAGCAGAACCAGAGAGGAGGAAACCTGGAGAACATCACCTAgcgaggcagaagaagaagaagaagaagcttcgTTTTCCATCGGGAGTCTCACAGTGGAGACATCTGGGGACACATCTGGATCTCAGATAATCgtcatcttcatcctccctgCTGTGCTGGAGCGTCGTCGTGTTTTAGCCTCAATACAATTTAGCCCAGCTTAAACTAAGCTAGGCTAATAAGACCGACTAAATTTAAGCTAACATTTAACCTTAATATATATAACTAACCTGAATTTAAGTTTAAAACATTGTGCCGGAGTCTGAAGAATATCGCTAAGTcgaagcttagcttagcatcagtAGCTATCGGAGTATAGAAAGCTTGCAGCAAGCACCACAAACCTCACGATGGATTCAGAAGAGGAAGACAACGTGTTTTCCATCCAGAGTCCTCTgagagtagaagaagaagaggaggtggaggaagaggaagatgaagaggaagacgGACGCATCTTCAACACCTGGATGCGGCGCTgcaggggggcggggccgaATGAAgcaggtgaggaggagcagaaggaggaaaaggaggaggagatggatgcAAGAAGACCTGAGAGCAATTTGGATCCGCCAATCAGAATGAGGACGGAGCGGCGAGCGTCTCTACCGAGTCCCGTGAGGCCTAATAcatgtgtttatctgtgtgtgtgtgtgtgtgtgtgttttataatgctgtctctctgtccaggCCGCTCTGTCCTCCATGCACCTGTCTCGCCTACTCTCCTCCACACCAGCTCCGGTGACAGCGAGGGTTCTTCTGCGCCGCTCGTCCTCCCGTCGCCTCCTTGCGTCGCCGCAGGAGGCCGACGGCCCTGCCGCCCCCGAGGGGCGACCCGCCCTCATACCCACAATCCCAGAGGCCTCGCCGAATGAGAGGCGGGGCTTCAGGAGACGCAACGTCATGTCACTGGTGGGTGAAATGTTTGCATCtgtcttaatgctaagctaagggCTAAGCCTAACGACTATAAGCCTaattttcgtgtgtgtgtgtgtgtgtgtgtgtgtgtgtgtgtgtgtgtgtgtgttgcagagtgaCGCCTACAGTGTTTGTCTCATCTGTCACAACGAGTTGAGTCGAGGAGTCGGAGGAACGAGAGAGCTGCAGTGCTCACACACCTTCCACAGAGAGGTAATATACAGGgtttcatgtatgtgtgtgtatacagtatatatatatatatatgtgtgtgtgtgtatatacacacaacgGGGCTGTCATGTGTGTAGTGGTCTGTTTGCCACTCATCCCGCGTGGAGGGAGTCGTGCCTCTCTTTGTATTACTTTGTCCTGCTCTCTCTGATTTTTAACACCggaagacaggaagtaaacTAATGTGTTaactgcaataaaatattttaccgCATTAGTCTTGGCCACATTCGAGCCCTGACATATATGTCAGAAAGTAAGAAAGTGCAAATACCTTAGATGTGTACTTCTCTACCTGTCCCTGTCTCCCTCAGTGTTTAGAGGAGTGGCTCTGGAGGAAACACTTGTGTCCTACATGTCATGTCCGGGTGTCCGTCCCTCAGCCAGCCCACTGGAGCTCCACCCGGGTCAACGTCCCCTGAGACCCCCGGGAGAGACGGCTGTGTCATTGAGCGTCGCCCACTGGGATGTGATGTCCACTGGGTCTTCAGACTGCctttgtgatgatgtcatcagatgGAGACAAACCATCTCTCTGATCGAATTAATGTTGTAGCCTGAGTTGAACATTATAGAAATTACATTATATAAACTGAGAATTATACATCCTGCAACTATGGCAACCATGTaccatgtgtgcgtgtgtgcgtgtgtgcgtgtgtgtgcgcgctactcgtttttacaattacatcttgtagttgttgttgttttttttaataaagtatgaTTGGAAAAAGTACGTCAGTACGTTTTGACTCAACGTATCAgccaataattaatttaaaaatatacttaaaaagtcaaataaagtgGAGTTTTGAATCGATGTGTATCGAAGGAAACAGCGCCCCTCTGCTCGGAAGCACTCTTGCTGCGGCCGGAAGCGGTACTGCAGGGCGGAAGTGGCGCACCTGTTGCTGGAAGTGTTGACTCCTCGACTTCACCTGAAGCTCACCTGTGGAGCTTCTTCCTCTACAGCCCCTTCATGGACAAGTTAAAGAAGGTTCTGAGCGGCCAGGATGAAGGGAACAGCGACGGGACCGGGATCCTGGAGGTACCGGTACCAGCGGCTGCCATCCCGGTGCTACTGCTGATAatgctagctagttagctagttagcttgttagcggcTGTTAACCAGTTAAACCAGATGGAAACGTTAACTGGTGACTCACACTAAAACCTTTAATGTGTGTCACAAGTTAAACGTCAAGTAAAAACTAGTTTCTGGAACTTGGAAAGAGTTCTTAGTACTATTTAAGAGTacttcattttacatatttaagaattttttgtttttacaaatacTACAAAGAATGATCTCTTCTCATCTCTAACGTTAAATTAAAGTCCTGGAACCAAAACTGCAATCCACTTAAAGTACAAAATGATCTTTCTGTCTATGAAACACAATTTGTAAGTTGATTAATAataaagaaagtgaaatgtAGAGCAGGATTACTCTGACACACAGGTGATAAAGTACCTGTAATAGGAATACGTGTACTTTGTCAGCATCTCCTTTAGCCTGAAGGAGTTATGAACACACTCAAGCTTTTACATGACATCACCTCCGCAGAGAGCCAATCAGGCGTCAACACTGGCCTGGGGCACCCGGATGAAGGGCTTTGTGGTGTGCTTCGTTCTGGGCATCGTCAGCTCCATCCTGGTGAGTGTTCCCACGGCAACCGCGGGTCATCGTGTAACCGTGGTGACGGCCGCCCTCTGTCCGTTACGCAGGGCAGCTGCCTGCTGTGGGTCCCCCGCGTGGGCCTCGCCGTGTTCGCTGTCCTCTACAGCGTGGGAAACCTCAGTGCTCTGGCCAGGTAACCGGTTACCTCCCCAGCACCCTCATGCTGGTGTAAACTGCATTACCCATCATGCCTCAGCTCCCGCGTGTTTGATTTCAGCACCATGTTCTTGATTGGTCCATGTCGACAGCTGAAGACCATGTTTGCTAAAGAGAGGGCGCTAGCCACCGTCATCATGGGGGTGAGGAGTACACACACCTGGTACAGGAAGTGGTAGTGGATGTGAGGAGTACACACATCTGGTACAGGAAGTGGTAGTGAGGGTGGGGAGTACACACACCTGGTACAGGAAGTGGTAGTGAGGGTGGGGAGTACACACACCTGGTACAGGAAGTGGTAGTGGGGGTGAGGAGTACACACACCTGGTACAGGAAGTGGTAGTGAGGGTGAGGAGTACACACACCTGGTACAGGAAGTGGTAGTGAGGGTGGGGAGTACACACACCTGGTACAGGAAGTGGTAGTGAGGGTGGGGAGTACACACACCTGGTACAGGAAGTGGTAGTGGGGGTGAGGAGTACACACACCTGGTACAGGAAGTGGTAGTGAGGGTGGGGAGTACACACACCTGGTACAGGAAGTGGTAGTGGGGGTGAGGAGTACACACACCTGGTACAGGAAGTGGTAGTGAGGGTGGGGAGTACACACACCTGGTACAGGAAGTGGTAGTGAGGGTGGGGAGTACACACACCTGGTACAGGAAGTGGTAGTGGGGGTGAGGAGTACACACACCTGGTACAGGAAGTGGTAGTGGGGGTGAGGAGTACACACACCTGGTACAGGAAGTGGTAGTGAGGGTGAGGAGTACACACATCTGGTACAGGAAGTGGTAGTGGGGGTGAGGAGTACACACACCTGGTACAGGAAGTGGTAGTGGGGGTGAGGAGTACACACACCTGGTACAGGAAGTGGTAGTGGGGGTGAGGGGTACACACACCTGGTACAGGAAGTGGTAGTGAGGGTGAGGAGTACACACACCTGGTACAGGAAGTGGTAGTGAGGGTGAGGAGTACACACATCTGGTACAGGAAGTGGTAGTGGGGGTGAGGAGTACACACACCTGGTACAGGAAGTGGTAGTGAGGGTGGGGAGTACACACACCTGGTACAGGAAGTGGTAGTGAGGGTGGGGAGTACACACACCTGGTACAGGAAGTGGTAGTGAGGGTGGGGAGTACACACACCTGGTAGTGGTAGTATTAAGGGTGGTAGTATTGCTAGTGTTAGAAGTTTTACTAGTATAAGTAGTGGTACTACTACTTTGTCAGCTTGACAGCAGTAAAAGTACTCCTTGTGGTAATAAGTACTCTTTTCAGGTTTGTCTGGTGTTGACGCTTTGTGCTGCATTCTGGGTGAGAAACACTATCTTATATTGATCACTTCATAGTTCATAGTTGTTCTATTTGTGGATtcatgtctttgtctctctgcagtGGAAGAATAACGGCCTCGCTCTGCTCTTCTGTGTACTTCAGTTCCTAGCCTTTGCCTGGtaacaaatacagaaaacattttatatatatatatatatatatataaacacatatatacCACTTAGATGGACACAGTCTAACTGCTGTTATTCACAGGTACGGCCTTTCATACATCCCCTTCGCCAGGTAACgttctatatatataaaacccataaattatattttatctgaatatattttctatttcataCAATTTGTTCCATCCggatattatattttttaatgtatcCCTGTATTTCTTTGTAAATTTTCTAATTGTTTGATGGTTTAATCAACTGATCAATGTGCTTTTTTGATTAATAAATCTTTAATTTTGTGTTTTAGGGACGGTGTCGTGAAATTATGTTCAATGTGCTTCTGAGAGACGTCTCGA
Encoded proteins:
- the si:ch211-207l14.1 gene encoding uncharacterized protein si:ch211-207l14.1 translates to MDSEEEDNVFSIQSPLRVEEEEEVEEEEDEEEDGRIFNTWMRRCRGAGPNEAGEEEQKEEKEEEMDARRPESNLDPPIRMRTERRASLPSPAALSSMHLSRLLSSTPAPVTARVLLRRSSSRRLLASPQEADGPAAPEGRPALIPTIPEASPNERRGFRRRNVMSLSDAYSVCLICHNELSRGVGGTRELQCSHTFHRECLEEWLWRKHLCPTCHVRVSVPQPAHWSSTRVNVP
- the LOC119212617 gene encoding zinc finger protein ZFP2-like, with product MASPPPLSCLRLLLPPLRLLTAAMWQVARRQSVRHYGMLQDFVALVTEAVPQLLTDRQRSLLLLALRAKVSLCDPELHHLERVHSVSMATVNDTCSALVTLGAQDRLRLLQEVFHHDFDSALQSLISDFLSRIDQLFPVPDFKQAASWLDAAPGGLEECLQEADREKLRELLTNQSCLLGCATTSVGHDAEEVLLSAWSHSLVSQPTNPDPPPSGTEVQSDRAPLVEPGRVEEVVIADEEEHKEAEEASVGQSGAPIGQEASNQSSAGDDGPIAPCSEDRLKDSHGDFVDQSEDTANQSEQSCSEVSADALRSISHNSQRVAHKCPHCGKCFIYRSQVIRHLRTNKSCRSALSLPGEEPPLPVPRPPQPRLSRPHSCFQCNATFRTKAELLSHQRTHRARPVYQCSQCDKEFHHLSSLTNHKQTHLDRGDKPFERDAQQLQHRRPDLRCTLCEQSFGSQTRLLRHLQTHSAQGAPACYKCRFCEQSFSGVTQLRIHQRTHTFRSYRCDQCSKTYGSLAGLHSHRAAHGAESRFLCPQCGKRFKTRDGLEGHLRTHTGERPHRCPYCPKDFTALAGLNVHVRRHTGERPYVCTVCGKGWPSGGDLQKHMRTHTGERPYVCQECGKGFSISCHLTEHRRIHTGEKPFSCPDCGKCLRRKFDLKKHMLSHSNVRPHGCVFCPKSYTRKTHLNRHLLTHRAPGGQEAGGAGEAGEDA
- the LOC119212826 gene encoding tetraspanin-7-like, producing MSPRRMETKPLIFCLKTLLLLYCLVFWVTGVVLLSVGLWWRFMLGPYTSLISSGSSNAPYVLTATGGAIVLFGLFGCFATCRGGAWMLRLYAVFLSLVFMTELIVGISGFVFRHEIKGSFLTTFSDAVMRYDGRDDRSLAVDGVQRRLLCCGVHNYTSWLESLYFPAGGVPASCCVSFSDCAATDLKDAALASRKVHKQGCYELVTSFLEGNMGIIAGVTFGVAFSQLIGMSLACCLSRLIHANQYEMV
- the LOC119212863 gene encoding vesicle transport protein SFT2B-like, with protein sequence MDKLKKVLSGQDEGNSDGTGILERANQASTLAWGTRMKGFVVCFVLGIVSSILGSCLLWVPRVGLAVFAVLYSVGNLSALASTMFLIGPCRQLKTMFAKERALATVIMGVCLVLTLCAAFWWKNNGLALLFCVLQFLAFAWYGLSYIPFARDGVVKLCSMCF